In the Streptomyces sp. 3214.6 genome, CCCATGGGTGGCCCGCCCCAGCTGCCGAGCGGTGCCCCGCAGCTGCCCGCCGGTCCCGGCGGTGGTCAGGGTGGTCCCCAGGGTCCCGGTCCGATGGGTCAGGGTCCGATGGGCCAGGGCCCCATGGGTCAGGGTCCGATGGGCGGCCAGCCCCCCATGCAGCAGCAGATGGGTGGTCCGATGGGCGGCCCCATGGGCGGTCCTATGGGCGGCCCCGGTCAGGGCCCCGGTGGCGACAGTGCTGCCCGTGTCCTCTCGCTGGCTCAGCAGACCGCCGACCAGGCGATCGCCGAGGCCCGCTCCGAAGCCAACAAGATCGTCGGCGAGGCGCGTTCGCGTGCCGAGGGTCTCGAGCGTGACGCCCGTGCCAAGGCCGACGCCCTGGAGCGGGACGCGCAGGAGAAGCACCGCGTTGCCATGGGCTCCCTGGAGTCCGCCCGCGCGACGCTGGAGCGCAAGGTCGAGGACCTGCGTGGCTTCGAGCGCGAGTACCGCACGCGGCTGAAGTCCTACCTCGAGTCGCAGCTGCGTCAGCTGGAGACCCAGGCGGACGACTCGCTCGCCCCGCCGCGCACTCCGGCCACGGCCTCCCTGCCGCCGTCCCCGGCGCCCTCGATGGCTCCGGCCGGCGCGAGCGCCCCGTCCTACGGCGGCAACCCGGGCATGGGCGCGCCGAGCCCGGCCGCTCC is a window encoding:
- a CDS encoding DivIVA domain-containing protein; protein product: MPLTPEDVRNKQFTTVRLREGYDEDEVDAFLDEVEAELTRLLRENEDLRAKLAAATRAAAQNQQNMRKPPEQDQQQGGMQQQGGMQQGGMQQQGMQQGGMQQGGMQQQGMPQQGMPPQGMPQQGMRGPGGPVPAGISGPPQQQMGGPMGGPPQLPSGAPQLPAGPGGGQGGPQGPGPMGQGPMGQGPMGQGPMGGQPPMQQQMGGPMGGPMGGPMGGPGQGPGGDSAARVLSLAQQTADQAIAEARSEANKIVGEARSRAEGLERDARAKADALERDAQEKHRVAMGSLESARATLERKVEDLRGFEREYRTRLKSYLESQLRQLETQADDSLAPPRTPATASLPPSPAPSMAPAGASAPSYGGNPGMGAPSPAAPSYGGQQQMSPAMTQPMAPVRPQGPSPMGQAPSPMRGFLIDEDDN